CTCAAATGATCCCCCAGTGCCAGCTGGTAGATGAGCCCCAGTCCAGCTGTGAATTCCAGTTGAGACCATCGGCCACTTGGTTCAACTCATATCGCCCCAGTGAACAGCCATAAGACAGCAGAACGCagcacagcatcaacataCAGCCCAATGCATCAACCCCTTTCACTCTCTCACGGCAACTATATCAACACGTCAACATAATTTGACACTTTTGCCAGCATTTTCTGGTTGTGCATCCATGCACCTGTGCCCAACTCTCAAAGTCGCATAGATTACGTCACCATCCGATGCGTGCCTGGCTGCTAATAAACTTGCTCCTGTTGCCAAAATCCGAGCCCCACAAAAACACCCGCTCGCTTTGGCGATCTGAATCAAAACATCTTGGCCCAtcatacggagtacggagaaGGCAATAAGAGCTAGATATTTTTGCatctgaccagacttgtAGCTTACATGCACCTCAATGCCGCACATGTGAAATGATTTTGTGACTTGGCATGTACTTCGGAACAGGATATGTATATGCATAGCCCGGTCACCTCGCCTTACTGTTTGATGGCCATACCTGAACACCCTACTGGCTCACAGTGGTAGAAACAGATGTCTTTTTCCTTCCTAGAGCTCTTGCAACGATCTTACCCATATTCGGGCGCCAACGCAGCATAATTATCTATGTAGTATACAATACCAGTGGTATCATCATTTGAAGAGCCGTCCCGTCGTAAAGTCATCGCCAAGAACAACCCCCCGTTGATACATCCATGTCCCCCATCGCAGCATTATAAATGAGTAAAGTAATCGCACAGTAGTATCTATCTCCACAACTGTCAACCGCACAAAAGACTAGGGTATGTCGTTTCAACGCCTTCGAAAATGCAGAACAAACTCAGTAGCCAAACAAAACGTTTAAGCGAGGCCAGATAACAACGGAGAGAAAATAGCCACGCCTTTGGCCCTCATACTCTGTTGTGCATCGCTTTTCACAACCTTCTCAGTTAGACACCACACGGAATCAAGGTCGAGAAAAGCCTTGCTTAGCCTGTGCAACTGTTAGCGAAGAGACATCACCTAAAACAAAACGATGGGAAAGGCACGTCACTAACCTTCATTTGTTCAATGCGAGCTTTGAGCTGACTCGTGACTTCGGCTGCACGTTTCCAACTCTCGACCCCGCCGCCATTTGTAGGCTGTGGTAAAGACGAAACGGGTCTCTCTCGGCTTGTCGGTGCGCTGGACTCGTGAGATTCATATGCAGCAGGTATGGCGCTCCTGAATCCTCTAGCAGGAGAGCCACGTCCAGAGGAAGCTCCGCTTCCACTATGGCGAAGTTCGGGGCTGAGCTTGCTCCTGGGATAAGACAATTCtccattctccttctcttccgACATGGTACTAGTGAAGCTCATTCTGTTTCGGTTTGAGGATGCGGCTCCTGAATCACGATAGATACCAACATCGTCATGTATCGGCGATGTTACTGTGCATTGGTTAGTGTTACGCCTTTGGGTTACTGCAGAATTAGAGGAAAACTAAATGCGTACCTGGACTTCCCATCCCAGTCTGCGCGCCTAGGCCCTCAGCCCGGCTCAGTGCTCTCTTCAAGCGCTCAAGCTCTCGTCGTAACCTCTCGTTGACCTGTTCGGTAGCCTCAGCATCGCTTCGGGCTCTTACAAGCTGTGTTtctttggctttgatgcTGAGAACATCTCTGGTATGGTCCTCTATGAGCCCAGCATTCTGATTCTTCAGTTCTTGAATCTCAGACATGAACCTGTTCCGTTCTTGCCTCATGTCATCGACTTGGCGCGAAAGTCTTTCGTTGGCTGCTCGAAGCTCTTCTAATTCTGCACGTTCCACAGCAGAGAGGCCGCTGGCAGGTGGCGGAGAATCGGCGGCAGGCATTATTGGAGCTGCCGCAGGCTTTGCCAGCGAGCGGCCAGCGAGACCTCGAGACAACCCAGCTCGaggctgtggtggtggagcTGCAGGTTCATCATCCGAAGGCATGACCGGCGGGCCAGCAGCAGGACGTCGAGGGGATGCGGCCCCGGGGGCCCCTAGTGTACGTTTCTGAGGGGCCTTCAatccagccaggccagacggCTTCAGGCCGCCGAGTTTGCTACCGGGAGCCGCAAGCTTGGGTGCTGCCGGGGCCGCCGTGGGAGTCTCTGCAGGCATCACAGGAGCTCCGGCCTTTTTCACAGCCGGCCTCTTTGCGCCGAGTGGTTTCTTTGCCGAAGGGGGAGGAGCCTTCGCTACCGGCACGGGCTTTGGCTTTTCCTTGGCTTTGACTTCGGCTGTCTCGAAGAactctttgacctttgtctTGCGAATGTCGTCGAGACCGTCCAAGTATGGGGTCATGGCCCGTTCACCAATGATTTTCATGACGGTTCCAAGGATCTCAGCGCCTCCATCACGGAGCGCCGGGCTAGACTCCGAGAGCAGCTTCTTACCCGCTTCACATATTGTGGCAATCTCAGGTTTGGCGGGAACCGTTCTAGTGGTGCGTAGGCAACGGATCAGGAATTTCATGGTGCCTTCTTTAACCTGAGGGTTCTTGTTGCTCAAGTACGCCGTGATATCTTCAAGACAGTCGGTCAAGCTAGTCGAGGTAAAGACGGCATCTAGGGCGGCGCCAAGAGCGTCCGAAACtgatgccttcttctcctttaATCGATCCATTATAGGTTGCATGACAACTGCTCGATATTTGCCGTAGCTCTGTCGCAGTCCCTTGGCAAGTTGTTCAATGCACTGCGCTGCTTGTGTAACAACAGCTACGTTGGCGTCCTTCATACATTTGGCGAGCCCTCGATTGACTTCGTTGAAATCGCTGTCCTTGATACGGGGGACATTTATCGCCTGATACAAGGCCTCGACGGCCTCCTTCCTATCCTTCCACTTCGAGGAGGCAAGCATATCGGTGAAGTTGGCTGGAATCTTTTTGGTAACATCTTCTGGCTCAGCCAGAGAAAACgcatccatctcagccgcCTCTTCCccctcatcatctcctccaACATCGCCGTCATCTCCACCATTGATTGCAgagtctgctgctgcttgttgagacCGAAGGAGTCGTTCCTGTTTTGGAGGCGGCTCTGCCTTGATTTTCTCAAACTGCGCTTCCAGGTCAGTCTGTTGGGTTGGTTTCAGTTCACCCCAGAACATAGGCTTCATGGCTTCGCGCAACCATCTGTACAATTCAACAGTGAGGTTGGTCGCCTCAGCACGAACGTTCTTGTCAGCCGCACCAAAGACCTTTGGCAAGGCTTTCAGTACTGGTTTTGGGTCGACTATTTTGCATCCATAGTTGTGGAATATAGCGGTCAACGCATTTAACGTAGCAGCTACATTCTTAGGGACTTTGTTGGTCAATCCTGGCAAGACATCTTCAATAACGGGCCCAGCAGTGTCGAGTTCAATGTAGAGAAGTAAAGCCTCTTGGGCGTTTTGCTTGGTGGCTGCTCTTGTCGAGGATAGACACTTTTCCACCATGGGAGTGATTGTCAATCCACGAGATCGCAAAGCACCATCTCGTCCGCCAAATTTCAGGAACGCGCACAGGGcgatgatggcttcttgtTGGGCGGCGACATTGGAGTCGGTCACGGCAGATTTCCATAGATTCGGGTCGTTAATAAATGGCCGAAAGCATGGATCGGACTCGTCTGGGGAAACGGAGAACTGTTTTGCGGCATCTTCGTATGCTGCTTTCCTGACCTTCCAAATCTGTGTGGAAACAAAATAAGCCATGCGCCTTATGGCAATGACTAAACAGAAAAATCAAGGACAAACGCAGATAAACGAACCTTATGGGTGAACCGATCAGGGAGCGGCAAGGAGCTGTAGTCCTCCTCCTGGTCCGCCATTTCAGCGATGGGATGTATGAGGGATTCGGGACAGCGGCGCGGTCGTCGTCTTTGAGATTTCAGAACGCGGACTAGACTTTCGATTAGTACATGTATCCTTCTAAAGCGCTGATGCTTTTCCATAGCCTCTTTGCGACTCAAAATCTTCATATATGCTCTGGAAGGCCGAGTTGTGCATATCAAAGTGATGCAAAGGTTCGGAGTGGTAGCATCTACTTACGAGCAGGAGATGCGGTCGAAACGCCAGCGGAAGGCCAAGGCTACCAGAGTCTATGTCACTCGCCTCGCCAGAGAAACGAAGGTGTGCTGAACTAAGAGGTGAAGCAAGCAGGTGGGCCAGGTCCgtccagaagctcaagtgctctcgTTTGTCGGAAACAAAGCAGAGACGGAAGGGGGTGTATAAATCGGTCGTGGTGTCCGTG
The genomic region above belongs to Pochonia chlamydosporia 170 chromosome 2, whole genome shotgun sequence and contains:
- a CDS encoding spindle pole body component (similar to Coccidioides immitis RS XP_001247915.1), with translation MADQEEDYSSLPLPDRFTHKIWKVRKAAYEDAAKQFSVSPDESDPCFRPFINDPNLWKSAVTDSNVAAQQEAIIALCAFLKFGGRDGALRSRGLTITPMVEKCLSSTRAATKQNAQEALLLYIELDTAGPVIEDVLPGLTNKVPKNVAATLNALTAIFHNYGCKIVDPKPVLKALPKVFGAADKNVRAEATNLTVELYRWLREAMKPMFWGELKPTQQTDLEAQFEKIKAEPPPKQERLLRSQQAAADSAINGGDDGDVGGDDEGEEAAEMDAFSLAEPEDVTKKIPANFTDMLASSKWKDRKEAVEALYQAINVPRIKDSDFNEVNRGLAKCMKDANVAVVTQAAQCIEQLAKGLRQSYGKYRAVVMQPIMDRLKEKKASVSDALGAALDAVFTSTSLTDCLEDITAYLSNKNPQVKEGTMKFLIRCLRTTRTVPAKPEIATICEAGKKLLSESSPALRDGGAEILGTVMKIIGERAMTPYLDGLDDIRKTKVKEFFETAEVKAKEKPKPVPVAKAPPPSAKKPLGAKRPAVKKAGAPVMPAETPTAAPAAPKLAAPGSKLGGLKPSGLAGLKAPQKRTLGAPGAASPRRPAAGPPVMPSDDEPAAPPPQPRAGLSRGLAGRSLAKPAAAPIMPAADSPPPASGLSAVERAELEELRAANERLSRQVDDMRQERNRFMSEIQELKNQNAGLIEDHTRDVLSIKAKETQLVRARSDAEATEQVNERLRRELERLKRALSRAEGLGAQTGMGSPVTSPIHDDVGIYRDSGAASSNRNRMSFTSTMSEEKENGELSYPRSKLSPELRHSGSGASSGRGSPARGFRSAIPAAYESHESSAPTSRERPVSSLPQPTNGGGVESWKRAAEVTSQLKARIEQMKAKQGFSRP